A stretch of the Candidatus Gastranaerophilales bacterium genome encodes the following:
- a CDS encoding tetratricopeptide repeat protein, which translates to MKKNYAVAALLICLNIASLPAFSYEYVQSYNDNINHYDAGMEFIQNREYTKAIESLTKALKQNPSEPSVRNNLCVAYTSRGTYYYNQGTDLEKAANDYRSAIYYLKYYGNYENSPTINENIKIAEQNLASVMQVQKASLSPQARLKKAKELRGKGELIPAVVEYAAAAQDRNFAYESYVSMGDITKILGDNYNAAVYYDKALAIDLKDPNTHLKFARVLLALGKIDLAVKEFDIAMENPSTKDDALAQLEAIWSEKVRQNPKDPVAQMNLGAVYQEKGLLDKALNQYKLAQTIDPQNQMIRLNMATLYQQQGNLQDALAIYDSVLKANPNDVLANSYKASALRKSGQKAGAIDIYKTLLASNPNNSQIKEDIITTIKEMPTEAALNNMYDLAAKNPNDYTIQYEFAYMLHQNKRYNEALSYYQKALRLNNKSADAYLNIAAIYKSQNNTAKAIEELQTAKSVLPSDKRIVQMLEDFNAEVSFSKMDKAAELYDKKQYQEAIDIYRSISEPTEDVYLGIGACYQAMEKYDDAIANYLKVAAMDPSNPNAHYFLGLAYYYKKDYAKAEASLKKAASLDNINPDIQDALKTVKFAQSEEKMNKAVELFDKNSYTEALTMLNAAITLSPENGYAYYYRGMVYDVQSKPAQAITDYKKAVSLIPDLHMAYYSIALDYDALKNYVEAKKMYQKFVELSGNSNDEYVKYAKQRLSQIK; encoded by the coding sequence ATGAAAAAAAATTATGCCGTAGCTGCTTTGTTAATATGTTTGAATATTGCTTCTTTGCCTGCGTTTTCATACGAATATGTCCAAAGTTACAATGATAATATTAATCATTATGATGCGGGCATGGAATTTATCCAAAATCGTGAATACACAAAAGCTATTGAAAGTTTGACAAAAGCGCTTAAACAAAACCCGTCGGAACCTTCTGTGAGAAATAATTTATGCGTAGCTTACACCTCAAGAGGAACTTATTATTATAATCAGGGAACAGACCTTGAAAAAGCCGCAAATGACTATAGAAGCGCTATTTATTATCTAAAATATTACGGAAACTATGAGAACTCTCCGACTATAAATGAAAATATAAAAATAGCGGAACAAAATCTTGCCTCTGTTATGCAGGTGCAAAAAGCTTCTTTATCGCCTCAAGCCCGTTTGAAAAAAGCAAAAGAACTGCGCGGTAAAGGCGAACTTATTCCTGCGGTAGTAGAATATGCAGCAGCAGCTCAAGACAGAAACTTTGCTTATGAGAGCTATGTTTCCATGGGTGATATTACAAAAATTCTCGGTGATAACTATAACGCGGCTGTTTATTATGATAAAGCGCTTGCTATTGATTTAAAAGACCCCAATACCCATTTGAAATTCGCAAGAGTACTGCTTGCTTTAGGCAAAATAGATTTGGCGGTAAAAGAATTTGATATAGCAATGGAAAATCCCTCTACCAAAGACGATGCATTGGCGCAATTGGAAGCCATCTGGAGTGAAAAAGTCCGACAAAACCCAAAAGACCCCGTTGCACAAATGAATTTAGGCGCGGTTTATCAGGAAAAAGGCTTATTGGACAAAGCTCTTAACCAATACAAACTTGCTCAGACAATCGACCCTCAAAATCAAATGATACGCTTAAATATGGCAACTTTATACCAACAGCAGGGAAATTTGCAAGATGCGCTCGCTATTTATGACTCTGTCTTGAAAGCCAATCCCAATGATGTTTTGGCTAATTCTTACAAAGCAAGTGCATTAAGAAAAAGCGGGCAAAAAGCCGGAGCAATAGATATTTATAAAACGCTTTTGGCTTCTAACCCCAATAACTCACAAATAAAAGAAGATATCATTACCACTATTAAAGAAATGCCCACAGAAGCTGCCTTAAATAACATGTATGACCTTGCGGCAAAAAATCCGAATGATTATACTATACAGTATGAATTTGCTTATATGCTTCATCAGAATAAAAGGTACAATGAAGCCCTCTCGTATTACCAAAAAGCTTTAAGGCTTAACAATAAATCAGCGGATGCTTATTTGAATATAGCCGCGATTTATAAATCCCAAAATAACACCGCTAAAGCTATTGAAGAGCTGCAGACGGCAAAGTCTGTCTTGCCGTCCGATAAAAGAATTGTTCAAATGCTTGAGGACTTTAATGCGGAAGTATCTTTTTCCAAAATGGATAAAGCGGCGGAATTATATGATAAAAAGCAATATCAGGAAGCAATTGATATATACCGCTCTATTTCTGAACCCACAGAAGATGTTTATTTAGGAATAGGGGCTTGTTATCAGGCGATGGAAAAATATGATGATGCCATAGCAAACTATTTAAAAGTTGCCGCTATGGACCCTTCAAATCCTAATGCGCACTATTTTTTAGGCTTAGCATACTATTATAAAAAAGATTATGCAAAAGCCGAAGCTTCTTTGAAAAAAGCAGCCTCTTTGGATAATATAAATCCCGATATTCAGGATGCTCTAAAAACCGTCAAATTTGCTCAAAGTGAAGAAAAAATGAATAAAGCCGTGGAATTATTTGATAAGAATTCCTATACGGAAGCGTTGACTATGTTAAACGCCGCTATTACTCTAAGTCCTGAAAACGGTTACGCATATTATTACAGGGGAATGGTTTATGATGTTCAGAGTAAACCCGCTCAAGCAATAACAGATTATAAAAAAGCTGTTTCGCTTATCCCCGATTTACATATGGCATACTATTCAATAGCGCTGGATTATGACGCTTTGAAAAATTATGTTGAAGCTAAAAAAATGTATCAAAAATTTGTTGAACTTTCAGGAAATTCTAACGATGAATATGTAAAATATGCAAAACAAAGGTTATCTCAAATTAAATAA
- the dusB gene encoding tRNA dihydrouridine synthase DusB, whose translation MQNKGYLKLNKMYKNSLEAGILKLNSKVSLAPMAGVTDAAFRQIVRELSPDCLLTTEMLSSEAVLWNKEQSILHCEDFEHPVAYQLSGHKPDIMAKAAKKILSRADMIDINMGCPVNKIVKNQDGSALMKNPQLAFDIVRAVKDVIDVPLSVKFRLGWDNNSKNYVEFGKLMQDAGADMITLHARTRSQMYSGKADWAAIKELTDEVSIPVFANGDINSTQDAIECQKLSNCSGVAIGRGIIGDPGLIARIEHYFKTGEILSEPSLNERIDILIKHFEREIFYRSEPHAVRFMRKFHSHYIRNIRGAAAYRDRLVKIPTFDEILKVYEEIRQNA comes from the coding sequence ATGCAAAACAAAGGTTATCTCAAATTAAATAAAATGTATAAAAACAGTTTGGAAGCAGGAATACTAAAATTAAATTCAAAAGTTTCACTTGCTCCTATGGCAGGAGTAACGGATGCCGCCTTCAGGCAGATTGTAAGGGAATTGTCGCCTGATTGTCTGCTTACCACGGAAATGCTGAGTTCAGAGGCTGTTTTGTGGAACAAGGAACAATCAATTTTGCATTGCGAAGATTTTGAACACCCTGTTGCATACCAGCTTTCAGGACACAAGCCCGATATTATGGCAAAAGCAGCCAAAAAAATTCTCTCAAGAGCTGATATGATTGATATTAATATGGGCTGCCCCGTAAATAAAATCGTCAAAAATCAGGACGGTTCAGCTTTGATGAAAAATCCTCAATTGGCATTTGATATAGTAAGAGCGGTAAAAGACGTGATTGACGTGCCTTTAAGCGTTAAATTCAGACTCGGCTGGGATAACAACTCCAAAAATTACGTCGAATTCGGCAAGCTTATGCAAGATGCCGGCGCAGATATGATTACGCTTCATGCCAGAACACGTAGTCAAATGTATTCAGGCAAAGCGGATTGGGCAGCAATAAAGGAATTGACAGACGAGGTCAGCATCCCTGTTTTCGCCAATGGTGATATAAATTCAACGCAAGACGCCATTGAATGCCAAAAACTCTCAAATTGCAGCGGAGTAGCCATAGGCAGGGGAATTATAGGCGACCCGGGTCTTATAGCAAGAATAGAGCATTATTTTAAAACCGGTGAAATTTTGAGCGAACCTTCTTTGAATGAGCGTATCGACATTCTTATAAAGCATTTTGAACGGGAGATTTTTTACCGTTCAGAGCCTCATGCCGTCAGGTTTATGAGGAAATTTCACTCTCATTACATAAGAAATATCAGGGGCGCAGCGGCATATCGTGACAGATTAGTGAAAATCCCCACTTTTGATGAGATTTTGAAGGTTTATGAGGAAATTAGACAAAATGCCTAA
- a CDS encoding GIY-YIG nuclease family protein has translation MPKSYFVYILLTQNNTYYCGYTDDVEARFKKHLEGKASKYTRAFKPVKVVYSQEFATKSEAMKEELRIKALTREQKDLLIKVKR, from the coding sequence ATGCCTAAAAGTTACTTTGTGTATATACTTTTAACCCAAAATAACACATATTACTGTGGTTATACGGATGATGTCGAGGCACGTTTTAAAAAACATCTTGAAGGTAAAGCATCGAAATACACCCGTGCGTTCAAACCCGTAAAAGTTGTCTATTCACAGGAGTTTGCTACAAAATCAGAAGCAATGAAAGAAGAGCTTAGAATAAAAGCTTTAACAAGAGAGCAAAAAGACCTGCTCATAAAGGTTAAGAGGTGA